ATTTTCGGCGATCCCCGCCATCCGGGGCCGCTCAGGTCGCGGCTGATCCTGCTCCGCGACCGACGGCGCGCGCAGATTTTGGTGGGCGAGGCGGCAACGCTCGACGCGCTACGCGACCGTTTCTGCGAGCAGACCGGCGGGGGCGACGGCGAGGGGGCGGACAGCCCCGAATTCGCCGGCTTCGTCGCGCGGCAGGCGGCGCTCGCGCTCGATGTCGCCGAGCGCGGGATTCGCGGCACACGCTACAAGGTCCCGCGCTTCGTCGCCGATGGCCTGCGTACCAGTCCCAAATTCCGCGCCGCGCTTGCCGAACTCGCGGAGAAGACGGGCCGCCCCGTCGCGGACCTGTATCGTGAAGCGCGCCCGCTGATGAAAGAGGCCATTGCGCGGCCGTCGGCGCTGTTCCTCGACCTGCGCGCGCGGCTCGACCGCATGATGTTCGGCGGTTACGCGCCCGAGATGGAGATCGACGCGGCCGAGTTGGCCAGGCTTCGCAATATCCTGCGCGAGCATCCGACCGCGATCCTCTTCACGCACAAGACCTATATCGACGGCGCGACGCCCAGCCGGCTGACCTATGAAAAGGACATGCCGATGTTGCACAGCTTCGGCGGCGCCAACCTCGACTTCGCGATCATGGGCGAGTTCTTCCGCCGTTCGGGAATGATCTTCATCCGCCGCAGCTTTCAGGACCAGCCCGTCTACAAGCTGGTGCTGCGCCACTATATCGCCTGGCTGCTCGCCAAGCGCTTTCCGCTGAGCTGGGCGTTCGAGGGGACGCGTTCACGCCTCGGCAAGCTGATGCCGCCCAAATATGGCCTGATGAAATATGTGCTCGATGCGGCGCATGCGACGGGGACGCGCGGCGTGCATTTCGTGCCCTTCGTCACCAGCTTCGACCTGATCCGCGACGTCGAGGAATATGCCGCCGAGCAGACGGGACGGAACAAGAAGCCCGAGAGCCTGTCGTGGTTCATCGGCTATATGAAGAGCCTCAAGGAACCGTCGGGCCGCATCCGCCTCGACATCGGCGAGCCCGTAGTGATCGACACGGCGCCCGGGCCCGACGACAAGCGCGCGCTCGAGCAGATCGCCTTTGCGGTGGCGGTCGAGGCGAACCGCGTCACGCCGCTCACCGTCACGTCGGTGATGTGCCTGATCCTGCTCGGCATGGCGCCGCGCGGCGCGACCTCGGCCGAATTGCTGGGCGCGATCGGCGCGGTGACCGACTGGGCGCGCGCGCGCGGGATAAGGCTCAGCAAGGAACTCGAAAGCGGCGACGATGCCGCGCTGTCCGCCACGGTCGATACGCTCGTCGCGAGCGGGCTGCTGACGCGTTACGAGGCGGGCAGCGAAAATGTCTATTCGATCGACCCCGCCAAACATCCGATGGCGAGTTATTATCGCAACATCATCGCGCATCATTTCCTCGATCGCGCGATGATCGAACTCGCGCTGTTCGAACTGCGTGACGCCGACAGCGGCGATGCGACCGCCGCCTTCTGGACGAAGATCGACCGCCTGCGCGACCTGTTCAAATTCGAATTCTTCTATCCGCCGCGCGATGAGCATCGCGCCGCGATCGAGGCCGAACTGGGGCGCATCGACCCCGTCTGGGACCGCCGCCTCGCGAGCGGCGACCGCGGCATCGCGCAATTGCTCCGCCGGTGCCAGCCGGTCGTCGGCCACGCGATCCTGCTGCCCTTCGCCGAGGCCTATTCGGTCGTCGCCGACCTGCTCGCGCGCGCCAAGCCCGGCGATGCGGTCGATGAAAAGGCGCTGCTCGACGCGGCGCTCGTCGAGGGACGGCAGGCCTATCTGCTCCGCCGGATCAGCAGCGAGGCGGCGATCGGCAAATTGCTCTTTGCCAATGGGCTGTCGCTGATGCGTCACATGGGGCTCGCCGAGGAGGCGACGCCTGACACGCTCGCCGTGCGCCGCGCACTGCTGATGGAACTGCGCGGCCTTGCCAACGTCATGGAAACGATGCGGCTTTCGACCGTCGCGCTTGCGGACCGATTGCCGGGTTCAGGAGAGCGGGCGTGACTTTCCTTCCTTCGTCATTCCCGCGAAAGCGGGAACCCAGTTGCAACGGCAGCTCGCTGGGTTCCCGCTTCCGCGGGAATGACGAGATGTTTTTTGGTTTCAGGGGATAGGTCCAAATGCTCAAACAGCTCAGCGCGCAGGACGCCCAGTTCCTTTATACCCAGACCGCGAACAATCTGACGCACATCATGGGGGTCTATATCTACGACCCCTCGACCGCGCCGGGCGGCTTCGTGCGTTTCAAGGACATCATCCGCCACGTCGAAAGCCGCGTCGACACCTCGCCCTTGTTCAAGCGTCGCCTCCACCGGCTGCCGTTCGACATGGACCATCCCTATTGGGTCGAGGACGAGCATTTCGATATCGAGGCGCATATGAGCCACGCGCGCCTGCCCGAACCCGGCGACTGGCGGCAATTCTGCATCGCGGTGGCGCGTTGGTTCTCGAAGCCGATGGATATGAACCGGCCGCTCTGGGACATCTATATCATCGAGGGGCTCGACCGCATCCCCGGCATTCCGAAGGGCAGCTTTGCGATGCTCCACCGCGTCCACCATGCCGCCGTCGACGGCGCGTCGGGCGCGCACGCCTTTATCGCGATGAGCGATATCGATGCGAAGGGCACGCCCGCGATACCCGAGCCGCCGCCGGTCGAGGAACTGGGCAAGGCGCCATCGAGCGCCGAAACGCTCTCGCGCGCCTGGTCGGCGTCGATGCAGTCGCCGGTCAAATTCATGAACGCGCTGATGAAGATGTCGCCCGCGATCATCTCGTCGGCGCGCAAGTCGATCGCCGAGGGCGGCATGACCGCGGGCGTCCCCGAAACGCGCTTCAACGTCCCCGTCGGCCCGCACAAGATGTTCGACGCGACGACGGTCGCGCTCGCCGACGTCGCCGAAATCCGCAAGAAGGTGCCCGGCGCGACGGTCAACGACGTCGTGCTCACCACCGTCGGCGGCGCGCTGCGCAAATATCTTCAGAAGCATAAGGAATTGCCGAAGGAAAGCCTCGTCGCGGTCGCGCCGGTCAATCTGCGCGGCAAAGGCGGCAAGGCCAGTACGCCGGGCAATCAGGTCTCGGCGATGAGTGTGCCGATCCGCACCGATATCGCCGATCCGCTCGAACGGCTCGCGGCGGTGCGCGACTACACGGTCGAGGCGAAGGAGGCCAAAGCGGGGGTCAGCGCGCGGATCATGACCGACCTGTCGCAGCACATCCCGGGCGCGACGATGGCGGCGGTCGCGCGCCTCGTCACCAGCGAGCGGTTCGCGGTGCGCGGCACCAACCTCTTCATCTCGAACGTCCCCGGCGCGCAGGTGCCGCTGTATCTCGCGGGCGCGCAGCTCGTGCAGCAGCACGGCATGGCGCCGCTCGCGAACAATATGGGGCTGTTCGTCGCGACGCCGAGCTATAACGGCCGCATCGCCTTTTCGATCATCGGCGAACGATCGATCATGCCCGACATCGCTTTTTTCCGCGAATGTATCGACGAAAGTTTCGCCGACCTGATGACGGCGGCGCCGAAACCCGAAAAAGCAAAAGCCGCTACGGCAAAGCCGAAAGCGGCGCCGCAGCCTGCTCCGAAACCCAAGACGAAACCAAAGATGGCGGCCCAAACTGCAACAAAGGACAGGGTGAAACCGGTTGCTAAAGCGAACGCAACCGGCAAGACTCGCAAAAAATAACGATGCTCTCGCAGGACTACCGAATGCTTTTCACCCCGACGCTCAGCGCCGACCGCGACCTTGTGACCGCCCCCGATTATGCCGCCTGGACCAAAGCGGCGCACGAGCATGACCGGAAATCGGGGATGCAGGCGTGGCGCGACGCCGACGAAAGCAAGCATTTCGATTACAGGGCGATCCGCGCGCGGCTCGAAAAGCTGCGCAAGCTGTCGGCGGCGGGCGACGTCAAGGGCCTGCTCTTTGTCCTCAACGAAGGCATCCACGGCAATATCGACGGCATGGGGCACGAGCGGCTGTATCAAAAAGCGCGCTTCGGCACGAAAAAGTTGGTCGAGGATTATGTCGCCGAGGTCGTCGCATCCTTGGACAAGATCGCCGCCGCACGCAGCATCGGCCGCGAGGAAAAGCGCGATTTCTTCCGCCGTGCGCAGCATTGCTATGGCCGCTCGGCGCTCTTGCTCTCGGGTTCGGGCAGCTTCCTTTTCTTCCATATCGGCGTCGTCAAGGCCTTGTGGGAAGAGGGCGTGCTCCCCGCGATCATGTCGGGCGCGAGCGGCGGGTCGATCGTCGCTGCGGTCGTCTGCACGCGCAAGAATGCCGACATCGGCGCCTTCCTCGAAAGCGACCGCCTTGCCAATCCCGACCGCGATCCCGAGGGACGCCGCCTCGCGCCCGACGAGGTACGCGAGCGGCTGGCCGGCCTGATCCCCGACCTGACCTTCCAGGAAGCCTATGAGGTCAGCGGCCGCCATCTCAACGTCTCGGTCGCGCCAGCCGAAAAGCATCAGAACGGCCGCCTGCTCAATGCGATTACCGCGCCGAACGTGCTGATCCGCGAAGCGGTGCTCGCATCGTGCGCGGTCCCCGGCGTCTTTCCGCCGGTGATGCTGATGGCGCGCGACGATGCGGGCGAGCGCGTCCCCTACCAGCCCGACCGGCGCTGGGTCGACGGTTCGGTGACGCACGATATCCCGACCAAGCGGCTCGAACGCCTTTATGGCGTCAACCATCATATCGTCAGCCAGGCGAACCCGATCGCGCTGCCCTTCGCGACCGACACGCGCAAGCAGATGGCGCCGGTCGAGGCGATCCAGCACGCGTCGATGACGACCTTCAAGGCTTGGCTTAACGCCAATATGGTGATTTTTCAGAAGCCGCTCGAGCTGATCCCGCCCCTGAACAGCATCGCCAATATGGCGCGCTCGGTGATCAACCAGGAATATACCGGCGACATCAACATCATACGCCCACCCAAATTCTGGTCGCCGGCGAAGATATTGTCGGATCTGGGGCAGGACGACATCGACGAGCTGATCGACACCGGCATGCGGACCGCCTG
This DNA window, taken from Sphingopyxis sp. PAMC25046, encodes the following:
- a CDS encoding DUF3336 domain-containing protein, whose translation is MLFTPTLSADRDLVTAPDYAAWTKAAHEHDRKSGMQAWRDADESKHFDYRAIRARLEKLRKLSAAGDVKGLLFVLNEGIHGNIDGMGHERLYQKARFGTKKLVEDYVAEVVASLDKIAAARSIGREEKRDFFRRAQHCYGRSALLLSGSGSFLFFHIGVVKALWEEGVLPAIMSGASGGSIVAAVVCTRKNADIGAFLESDRLANPDRDPEGRRLAPDEVRERLAGLIPDLTFQEAYEVSGRHLNVSVAPAEKHQNGRLLNAITAPNVLIREAVLASCAVPGVFPPVMLMARDDAGERVPYQPDRRWVDGSVTHDIPTKRLERLYGVNHHIVSQANPIALPFATDTRKQMAPVEAIQHASMTTFKAWLNANMVIFQKPLELIPPLNSIANMARSVINQEYTGDINIIRPPKFWSPAKILSDLGQDDIDELIDTGMRTAWPKIEMVRTQTAISRALEAILAKIDKAGDDGPGHRSAALKKAVR
- a CDS encoding wax ester/triacylglycerol synthase family O-acyltransferase, whose amino-acid sequence is MLKQLSAQDAQFLYTQTANNLTHIMGVYIYDPSTAPGGFVRFKDIIRHVESRVDTSPLFKRRLHRLPFDMDHPYWVEDEHFDIEAHMSHARLPEPGDWRQFCIAVARWFSKPMDMNRPLWDIYIIEGLDRIPGIPKGSFAMLHRVHHAAVDGASGAHAFIAMSDIDAKGTPAIPEPPPVEELGKAPSSAETLSRAWSASMQSPVKFMNALMKMSPAIISSARKSIAEGGMTAGVPETRFNVPVGPHKMFDATTVALADVAEIRKKVPGATVNDVVLTTVGGALRKYLQKHKELPKESLVAVAPVNLRGKGGKASTPGNQVSAMSVPIRTDIADPLERLAAVRDYTVEAKEAKAGVSARIMTDLSQHIPGATMAAVARLVTSERFAVRGTNLFISNVPGAQVPLYLAGAQLVQQHGMAPLANNMGLFVATPSYNGRIAFSIIGERSIMPDIAFFRECIDESFADLMTAAPKPEKAKAATAKPKAAPQPAPKPKTKPKMAAQTATKDRVKPVAKANATGKTRKK
- a CDS encoding glycerol-3-phosphate 1-O-acyltransferase encodes the protein MADGTPRNPIVAEEAADRLYIIDARNGVERRILLDWIHSTCDGSGGDDEPAWASLDIEDGDHALPVDVLQARLDGAPSRLIVPLRVAWRIPGFDKDRALKFRHLIFGDPRHPGPLRSRLILLRDRRRAQILVGEAATLDALRDRFCEQTGGGDGEGADSPEFAGFVARQAALALDVAERGIRGTRYKVPRFVADGLRTSPKFRAALAELAEKTGRPVADLYREARPLMKEAIARPSALFLDLRARLDRMMFGGYAPEMEIDAAELARLRNILREHPTAILFTHKTYIDGATPSRLTYEKDMPMLHSFGGANLDFAIMGEFFRRSGMIFIRRSFQDQPVYKLVLRHYIAWLLAKRFPLSWAFEGTRSRLGKLMPPKYGLMKYVLDAAHATGTRGVHFVPFVTSFDLIRDVEEYAAEQTGRNKKPESLSWFIGYMKSLKEPSGRIRLDIGEPVVIDTAPGPDDKRALEQIAFAVAVEANRVTPLTVTSVMCLILLGMAPRGATSAELLGAIGAVTDWARARGIRLSKELESGDDAALSATVDTLVASGLLTRYEAGSENVYSIDPAKHPMASYYRNIIAHHFLDRAMIELALFELRDADSGDATAAFWTKIDRLRDLFKFEFFYPPRDEHRAAIEAELGRIDPVWDRRLASGDRGIAQLLRRCQPVVGHAILLPFAEAYSVVADLLARAKPGDAVDEKALLDAALVEGRQAYLLRRISSEAAIGKLLFANGLSLMRHMGLAEEATPDTLAVRRALLMELRGLANVMETMRLSTVALADRLPGSGERA